CCAGATCAGCCGGCGGGAGTATCGCTCGGCCCGCGCCGGTGCGAAGAGTTCGCGCCCGAAGAGACCGGATTGGTGGAGCGCGGCCAGCACGCCGGCAAGGGCAGTGACGCGGTCTTCCCTTACCGCGCGTGCAATCGGGGTGACCAGTTCGGGGAGGGCGGCATCCGTACCGAGCAACTGCATGACCAACTTCTCCGGGGCTGACCTTTACAATATCGGCGCGAGCCGACTAGGAGGCCAGTTCGGCGGCGGTCAGGCCCATCAGATCGGCAATGCGGTTGCGGTCTTGCAGCAGCTCGGAGGCTCCGCCTTGGTAGACCACCCGGCCGGCATCGATCACGTAGGCGCGATCGGCGATCTTGAGCGCCAGCAGCGCGTTCTGTTCGACCAACACGATCGCCACGCCGCGCGCCTTGAGCTCGGCCAGGATGCGGTAGACGTCCTCCACGATCAGCGGCGCGAGCCCTTGCGAGGCTTCATCGACCAGCATCAGTTGCGGATTTGCAACCAGTGCACGCCCGATGGCCAGCATCTCTTGCTCGCCGCCCGAAAGCCGCCCGGCTTTGCGGTGCACGAGCTCCTTGAGTTTGGGCAAATGGTCGAGGACTCGCGGAATCGACCACTCACCCGCGCGGCCGTTCTCGGCGAGTTGGAGATTCTCGAGCACCGAAAGCGCCGCAAACATCCGGCGCCCTTCGGGCACGTACCCGACGCCCATGCGCGCGATACGGTACGGCGAACGGCCGAAGATCGACGTCCCGTCGAAGGTGATCGCACCGCTACGCGGGCGGGTAAGACCGAGGATGCTGCGCAGCGTCGTGGTCTTGCCGGCCCCGTTGAGTCCGAGCAGCGCGACGAGCTCGCCTTTGCCGACCTCCAGTCCGACGTCGTGCAAGATGTGACTCTTGCCGTAATACGTGTTGAGATTTTCTATCGTCAACAGGTGGTCAGACATTCTCGATGACCTCTTTGCCGATGTAGGCTTCGCGCACGGAGGCGTTGTTGCTGATCTCCGCCGGCGTTCCTTCGGCGAGAACTTTGCCGCGATCGAGCACCATGATACGCTGAGCGAGCGAGAGGACGACGCGCATGTTGTGCTCGACGAAGAGCACGGTCAACCCGAGTTCGTCGTGAAGCTTGTGAATGACCTCGACGATGCGTGCCGTTTCGGCATGCGCGAGACCCGCCATCGGCTCGTCGAGCATGACCAGCGTCGGATCGGTCGAGAGGCTCATCGCGATTTCGCACAGGCGCTGGCTGCCGTGCGCGAGTTCAGAGACCGGACGGCGCGCCGACGTCATGAGGTTCACGAAATTCAGCAGCCGCTCGACTTTCGCGTCGATCTCCTTGCGTTTGTTGGCGCGAACGGGCCGAAAGCGAAAGGCGAGATTCTCCGCGCTCTGAACGCCCACGAGCAGATTGTCGTACACGCTGAGGTT
The Candidatus Baltobacteraceae bacterium genome window above contains:
- a CDS encoding ABC transporter ATP-binding protein; protein product: MSDHLLTIENLNTYYGKSHILHDVGLEVGKGELVALLGLNGAGKTTTLRSILGLTRPRSGAITFDGTSIFGRSPYRIARMGVGYVPEGRRMFAALSVLENLQLAENGRAGEWSIPRVLDHLPKLKELVHRKAGRLSGGEQEMLAIGRALVANPQLMLVDEASQGLAPLIVEDVYRILAELKARGVAIVLVEQNALLALKIADRAYVIDAGRVVYQGGASELLQDRNRIADLMGLTAAELAS
- a CDS encoding ABC transporter ATP-binding protein; translated protein: MSEALFEASGIVKHFGGVRAVENVSLQVPAGSIQAIIGPNGAGKSTLFNALSGFYYPDSGRVSFKGVDITRAPAYRRIAMGLGRTFQTSSIFPNLSVYDNLLVGVQSAENLAFRFRPVRANKRKEIDAKVERLLNFVNLMTSARRPVSELAHGSQRLCEIAMSLSTDPTLVMLDEPMAGLAHAETARIVEVIHKLHDELGLTVLFVEHNMRVVLSLAQRIMVLDRGKVLAEGTPAEISNNASVREAYIGKEVIENV